The following are encoded together in the Mycolicibacterium arabiense genome:
- a CDS encoding lysophospholipid acyltransferase family protein, giving the protein MWYWLFKYVFMGPLLQVLGRPKVQGLENVPSSGAVILASNHLAVADSFYKCLVVNRRITYLAKAEYFTGTGLKGWFQRWFYTAAGQVPIDRTDADAAQGALITAERILGEGKVLGMYPEGTRSPDGRLYKGKTGLARLALTTGVPVIPVAMIGTDQVNPPGSKMWRFGRVEVRFGEPMDFSRFEGLAGNRFIERAVIDEVVYELMQLSGQEYVDLYAADVKTAQEGDAGKPASRFPESAAG; this is encoded by the coding sequence ATGTGGTATTGGCTGTTCAAGTACGTCTTCATGGGACCTCTGCTGCAGGTGCTCGGTCGCCCGAAAGTGCAAGGGCTCGAGAACGTTCCGAGTTCCGGCGCGGTCATCCTGGCCAGTAACCACCTCGCCGTCGCGGACAGCTTCTACAAGTGCCTGGTGGTCAACCGCCGGATCACCTACCTGGCCAAGGCCGAGTACTTCACCGGCACGGGGCTCAAGGGCTGGTTCCAGCGGTGGTTCTACACCGCCGCCGGGCAGGTGCCCATCGACCGGACCGACGCCGACGCCGCCCAGGGCGCACTGATCACCGCGGAGCGCATCCTCGGTGAGGGCAAGGTGCTCGGCATGTATCCCGAGGGAACCCGCTCACCGGACGGGCGGCTGTACAAGGGCAAGACCGGGCTCGCCCGCCTGGCGCTGACCACCGGCGTTCCCGTCATTCCGGTCGCGATGATCGGAACCGACCAGGTGAACCCCCCGGGCAGCAAGATGTGGCGGTTCGGCCGCGTCGAGGTCCGGTTCGGCGAGCCGATGGACTTCTCCCGCTTCGAAGGTCTCGCGGGCAACCGGTTCATCGAGCGCGCCGTCATCGACGAGGTCGTTTACGAACTGATGCAGCTATCCGGCCAGGAATACGTCGACCTGTATGCGGCCGACGTCAAGACCGCTCAGGAGGGGGATGCCGGAAAGCCGGCCAGTAGGTTTCCGGAGTCCGCAGCCGGCTGA